A window from Synechococcus sp. RSCCF101 encodes these proteins:
- a CDS encoding lecithin retinol acyltransferase family protein, translated as MAAADHITVPRRHGLFLHHGIDLGDGTVAHYLEGREILRSPLSDFASDGGPTQVVDHDRCDPAGVTLRRAMGRIGEQRYNLLFNNCEHFATWCKTGRHRSRQVEDWLNTGVMGALAVGQLMPAALLAAVRLLLRQGLRSDEARQRARQALNQLETLRQRLLDRLETTLEQAEAWVGSAGGGHSGRADALRLAGQRLADELAAVEDLEERLDRLLGAGQEPGEGP; from the coding sequence ATGGCGGCAGCCGACCACATCACCGTCCCCCGTCGCCACGGACTGTTCCTGCACCACGGCATCGATCTCGGCGATGGCACCGTCGCCCATTACCTCGAGGGCCGGGAGATTCTCCGCAGCCCCCTGAGTGACTTCGCCAGCGACGGCGGCCCCACCCAGGTGGTGGATCACGACCGCTGCGACCCTGCGGGGGTGACCCTGCGGCGGGCCATGGGGCGCATCGGGGAACAGCGCTACAACCTCCTGTTCAACAACTGCGAGCACTTCGCGACCTGGTGCAAGACCGGCCGCCACCGCAGCCGCCAGGTGGAGGACTGGCTGAACACAGGGGTCATGGGTGCGCTGGCGGTGGGTCAGCTGATGCCTGCAGCGCTCCTTGCCGCCGTACGGCTTCTGCTGCGCCAGGGGCTGCGCTCGGATGAGGCCCGGCAGCGGGCCCGGCAGGCGCTCAACCAGCTGGAGACCCTGCGGCAGCGTCTTCTCGATCGCCTGGAAACCACCCTGGAGCAGGCCGAGGCATGGGTCGGATCGGCCGGGGGCGGACACTCCGGCCGTGCTGACGCCCTGAGGCTGGCCGGCCAGCGCCTGGCCGACGAGCTGGCGGCGGTGGAGGATCTCGAGGAACGCCTGGACCGGCTGCTCGGTGCCGGGCAGGAGCCGGGCGAAGGGCCATGA
- a CDS encoding DNA polymerase III subunit gamma/tau codes for MTQTYQPLHHRYRPQRFADLVGQEAIAAALSHALERNRIAPAYLFSGPRGTGKTSSARILARSLNCLSRSGPDPDPCGTCDLCRSIAAGTALDVIEIDAASNTGVDNIRELIERSRFAPVQARWKVYVVDECHMLSTAAFNALLKTLEEPPPRVVFVLATTDPQRVLPTILSRCQRFDFRRIPLEALRAHLSMIAGREQIEITPEALDVVARRAQGGLRDAESLLDQLSLLPAPVAAEAVWELLGAVPELELMELVEALADEDALALLESCRRLLERGRDPGALVQGIAGILRDLMLAAVAPQRADLLDLSPGSQEPLQRLAGRVERSRLLQWHHRLQGSEQQLRHSTQPRLWLEVMLLGLMAPSTVAAPPAAAVAPAARRSPSQTPEGPAVSEPEADAPARTPPRPSARPASDPQAGTDLQELWQRILASLELPSTRMLLSQQARLIRLERNRAVIQVSGKWLETVQQRLTLLRQAVNRAVGSSLEVQLEASGELTAGPLPRSSPEPMPPPPAPVSAPAPQPVAAAPPTAPAGQPTPSSRPAAGGAGAAQPRRPTPPQPPMGSPDGEGARRLADFFNGEVVQLADQSGPDGADPPEAGRSDGGRTTGAS; via the coding sequence ATGACCCAGACCTACCAGCCGCTGCATCACCGCTACCGGCCGCAGCGCTTCGCCGACCTGGTGGGGCAGGAGGCCATCGCCGCGGCCCTCAGCCACGCCCTGGAGCGGAACCGCATCGCGCCGGCCTATCTGTTCAGCGGCCCGAGAGGCACCGGCAAGACCTCCAGCGCCCGCATCCTGGCCCGCTCACTCAACTGCCTGAGCCGCAGCGGCCCGGACCCCGACCCCTGCGGCACCTGCGACCTCTGCCGCTCGATCGCCGCAGGCACAGCGCTCGATGTGATCGAGATCGATGCCGCCAGCAACACCGGTGTGGACAACATCCGCGAGCTGATCGAACGCTCGCGCTTCGCTCCGGTGCAGGCCCGCTGGAAGGTCTATGTGGTGGATGAATGCCACATGCTCTCCACCGCGGCCTTCAATGCGCTGCTGAAGACCCTGGAGGAGCCCCCGCCACGGGTGGTGTTCGTGCTGGCCACCACCGATCCCCAGCGGGTCCTGCCCACGATCCTGTCCCGCTGCCAGCGCTTCGACTTCCGGCGGATTCCCCTGGAGGCGCTGCGGGCCCACCTGAGCATGATCGCCGGCCGGGAGCAGATCGAGATCACCCCTGAAGCCCTCGACGTGGTGGCCCGCCGCGCCCAGGGAGGACTGCGGGATGCGGAGAGCCTCCTCGATCAGCTGAGCCTGCTGCCGGCACCCGTGGCCGCGGAAGCGGTGTGGGAGCTGCTCGGGGCGGTGCCGGAGCTGGAACTGATGGAGCTGGTTGAGGCCCTGGCGGACGAGGATGCACTCGCTCTGCTGGAGTCCTGTCGACGCCTGCTGGAACGGGGCCGGGACCCCGGAGCCCTGGTGCAGGGGATCGCCGGCATCCTGCGGGATCTGATGCTCGCCGCCGTGGCGCCGCAACGGGCCGACCTGCTGGATCTGAGCCCGGGCAGCCAGGAGCCTCTGCAGCGGCTCGCCGGCCGGGTCGAACGGAGCCGGCTTCTGCAATGGCACCACCGCCTTCAGGGCAGCGAGCAGCAGCTGCGCCACAGCACGCAGCCACGCCTCTGGCTGGAGGTGATGCTGCTCGGCCTGATGGCTCCGTCCACGGTGGCCGCCCCGCCGGCCGCGGCGGTGGCGCCGGCCGCTCGCCGCTCGCCGTCGCAGACGCCGGAGGGTCCCGCCGTGAGCGAGCCGGAGGCTGACGCTCCAGCCCGGACCCCGCCCAGGCCATCAGCCAGACCGGCGTCAGACCCTCAGGCGGGCACGGATCTCCAGGAGCTGTGGCAGCGGATCCTCGCCAGCCTGGAGCTGCCCTCGACCCGGATGCTGCTCTCCCAGCAGGCCCGGCTGATCCGGCTTGAGCGCAACCGGGCTGTGATCCAGGTGAGCGGCAAGTGGCTGGAAACGGTGCAGCAGCGCCTGACCCTGCTGCGCCAGGCGGTGAACCGGGCCGTGGGAAGCAGCCTCGAGGTTCAACTGGAAGCCTCCGGGGAACTCACGGCGGGGCCCCTTCCCCGGAGCAGCCCGGAGCCGATGCCACCCCCCCCAGCTCCGGTGTCGGCGCCGGCGCCGCAACCGGTTGCCGCAGCGCCCCCGACCGCTCCTGCCGGCCAGCCCACGCCCTCGAGCCGACCTGCTGCCGGCGGCGCCGGCGCAGCCCAGCCCCGTCGGCCCACTCCACCCCAGCCGCCGATGGGCTCTCCGGACGGCGAAGGGGCCCGGCGACTGGCGGACTTCTTCAACGGGGAAGTGGTGCAACTCGCCGATCAGAGCGGCCCTGACGGGGCAGACCCGCCGGAGGCCGGCCGGAGCGACGGCGGGCGGACCACCGGAGCCTCCTGA
- a CDS encoding glycosyltransferase family 2 protein produces the protein MAAMAPSSERRRLKAAAFALACGCVGVAPHWFSSPRNLIPGAALALLLGGFSLRTVLPPRRVPGAAGSSSETAKDSAAPESATLEPLPSLDLVVAARDEQEVIGRLVQRLLTLPARGLIRRVWVVDDGSEDRTGAILRALEARCPELNVLQRGRGDGGGKSGALNAVLPLLSGDWLLVLDADAQLQDDALERLMSHALTGGWSAVQTRKAVVNADENLLTRAQAMEMVFDAEIQEARLASGGIAELRGNGELLRREALLRSGGFNEATVTDDLDLSFRLLLAGEPVGLIWDPPVQEEAVRTLPALWRQRQRWAEGGLQRFFDYWPGLVSGRLTWRRRADLTGFFLMQYALPVVSATDLGASVATGSWPVSWPVSLVALTLSGCVIAKGCSRPAEGPAPPRPTAANVLLAVLYFAHWFVVIPWVTVRMALLPKRLVWAKTSHQGPVDPAPPGEFLDPADLQTPAP, from the coding sequence ATGGCCGCCATGGCGCCCAGCAGCGAACGCCGGCGCCTCAAGGCGGCCGCCTTCGCCCTGGCCTGCGGCTGCGTGGGCGTCGCGCCCCATTGGTTCAGTTCACCGCGGAACCTCATCCCCGGGGCCGCTCTGGCGCTTCTGCTGGGCGGCTTCAGCCTCAGGACCGTGCTTCCGCCGCGCCGTGTCCCTGGTGCCGCAGGATCCTCCAGCGAGACGGCGAAGGACAGCGCTGCTCCGGAGTCGGCCACCCTGGAGCCCCTCCCCTCACTCGATCTGGTGGTGGCGGCCCGTGATGAGCAGGAGGTGATCGGGCGGTTGGTGCAGCGCCTGCTCACCCTGCCCGCACGAGGGCTGATCCGCCGCGTCTGGGTGGTGGACGATGGCAGCGAGGACCGCACCGGGGCCATTCTCAGGGCCCTGGAAGCCCGTTGCCCCGAGCTGAATGTCCTCCAGCGCGGCCGTGGTGACGGCGGCGGCAAGTCGGGCGCGCTCAATGCGGTGCTGCCCCTGCTCTCCGGAGACTGGCTGTTGGTCCTCGACGCGGATGCGCAGCTGCAGGATGATGCCCTGGAGCGGCTCATGAGCCATGCCCTGACCGGAGGCTGGTCGGCGGTTCAGACCCGCAAGGCGGTGGTCAACGCCGATGAGAACCTGCTCACCCGGGCCCAGGCCATGGAGATGGTCTTCGATGCCGAGATCCAGGAGGCCCGCCTCGCCTCCGGCGGCATCGCGGAGCTGCGGGGGAACGGTGAGCTGCTCCGCCGCGAGGCACTCCTGCGCAGTGGCGGCTTCAACGAGGCCACGGTCACGGATGATCTGGATCTCAGCTTCCGGCTGCTGCTCGCCGGCGAACCCGTCGGTCTGATCTGGGACCCTCCCGTTCAGGAGGAAGCCGTCCGCACCCTGCCGGCCCTGTGGCGCCAGCGCCAGCGGTGGGCGGAAGGTGGGCTGCAGCGGTTCTTCGACTACTGGCCCGGTCTGGTGTCCGGCCGGCTCACCTGGCGCAGGCGGGCTGATCTGACGGGCTTCTTCCTGATGCAGTACGCCCTTCCCGTGGTGTCGGCCACCGATCTGGGTGCCTCGGTCGCCACGGGCAGCTGGCCGGTCAGCTGGCCGGTCTCCCTTGTCGCGCTCACCCTCTCCGGCTGCGTGATCGCGAAGGGATGCTCCCGCCCGGCGGAAGGTCCGGCTCCACCGCGCCCGACGGCGGCGAACGTGCTGCTGGCTGTTCTCTACTTCGCCCACTGGTTTGTCGTGATCCCCTGGGTCACCGTGCGCATGGCGCTCCTGCCCAAGCGGCTGGTCTGGGCCAAGACCAGCCACCAGGGGCCCGTCGACCCGGCTCCACCCGGCGAGTTCCTCGATCCCGCTGATCTGCAGACCCCGGCTCCCTGA
- a CDS encoding SpoIID/LytB domain-containing protein has product MVALGLTAACDRTSAQVLTRRPVPPPPPVDAVSPVLWVALEDQLGRSGPLVLSAAEGPVTLTDAEGQRWSAPSVRLSWRAVPLDEPLTVRRAVLGPYPSFESAEQVARRWRELSVDAEVAHPSDWEVWAPADSPAPAGLTPSLHGSVITSRLQPVLEGMNAADGGEVLPTGPLRIEAPGGLRWDGGVFRGPFRLQPDAHGTWTLVEQVPLERYLLGVVPHEIGASAPAASQSAQAILARTWALSNSHRFHLDGYHLCSDTQCQVYEDPRQASPRVTRAVQATAGQVLTWRGTPIHAVYHASNGGVRAGYDEAWSGQAPPYLQPAADGDASFRERVRLPLSSEDEVRSVLEQPAGIHGQRHPRFRWTRSLQADAVGSALAAAGRPVGRPERIQVVERGPSGRATALVIDGSDGRTQLRLDAIRRTLRSLPSTLFVVDRVGDGRWQLSGGGFGHGVGLSQAGAMDLARRGWTPEAILMHYYPGTQLRSLAQMEAPEPVQGP; this is encoded by the coding sequence ATGGTCGCTCTGGGCCTCACCGCCGCCTGTGATCGCACCAGCGCCCAGGTGCTGACCCGTCGTCCGGTGCCGCCCCCGCCTCCGGTGGATGCGGTCTCGCCGGTGCTCTGGGTGGCCCTCGAGGACCAGCTCGGCCGCTCCGGCCCGCTGGTGCTCAGCGCGGCGGAGGGACCCGTGACCCTGACCGATGCGGAGGGTCAGCGCTGGAGTGCGCCCAGCGTCCGCCTCAGTTGGAGGGCTGTTCCGTTGGATGAACCGCTCACCGTCCGGCGGGCCGTGCTCGGCCCCTACCCGAGTTTCGAATCGGCCGAGCAGGTCGCCAGGCGCTGGCGGGAGCTGTCGGTGGACGCGGAAGTGGCCCATCCCTCCGACTGGGAGGTCTGGGCCCCTGCCGACTCTCCGGCCCCTGCCGGATTGACGCCGTCCCTGCACGGATCGGTCATCACCTCCCGCCTGCAGCCCGTGCTTGAGGGCATGAACGCAGCCGATGGGGGCGAGGTGCTGCCGACCGGTCCCCTCAGGATCGAGGCCCCCGGCGGCCTGCGCTGGGACGGTGGTGTGTTCCGGGGCCCGTTCCGGCTTCAGCCCGATGCCCACGGCACCTGGACCCTGGTGGAGCAGGTGCCGCTGGAGCGCTACCTGCTGGGGGTGGTGCCCCATGAGATCGGGGCCTCGGCCCCTGCCGCCTCGCAGTCAGCCCAGGCGATCCTCGCCCGCACCTGGGCCCTGAGCAACAGCCACCGCTTCCACCTCGACGGCTACCACCTCTGCAGCGACACCCAGTGCCAGGTCTACGAGGATCCGCGGCAGGCCAGTCCCCGGGTCACCCGCGCCGTGCAGGCCACCGCCGGCCAGGTGCTCACCTGGCGGGGCACCCCGATTCACGCCGTATATCACGCCAGCAACGGCGGTGTGCGGGCCGGGTACGACGAGGCCTGGTCCGGCCAGGCCCCTCCCTACCTGCAACCCGCTGCTGACGGTGATGCCTCCTTCCGCGAAAGGGTCCGCCTGCCCCTCTCGAGCGAGGACGAGGTGAGATCCGTTCTCGAGCAGCCGGCCGGGATCCATGGCCAGCGTCACCCCAGATTCCGCTGGACCCGCAGCCTCCAGGCCGATGCGGTGGGGTCCGCTCTGGCCGCGGCGGGGCGACCCGTGGGCCGGCCGGAGCGCATCCAGGTGGTGGAACGTGGACCCAGCGGGCGGGCCACCGCTCTGGTCATCGACGGCAGCGACGGCAGGACCCAACTGCGCCTGGATGCCATCCGCCGCACCCTGCGCAGCTTGCCCAGCACCCTGTTCGTGGTGGACCGGGTCGGAGACGGGCGCTGGCAGCTCAGCGGCGGCGGCTTCGGCCACGGGGTGGGACTCTCCCAGGCCGGAGCCATGGACCTGGCCCGTCGCGGCTGGACGCCGGAAGCGATCCTCATGCACTACTACCCGGGGACCCAGCTCCGATCACTGGCCCAGATGGAGGCTCCCGAGCCCGTGCAGGGCCCTTAA
- the rpmI gene encoding 50S ribosomal protein L35 gives MAKLKTRKAAAKRFKVTGSGKFMRRRAFRNHLLDPKSPKRKRYLAGMALVDERDAENVSRMLPYA, from the coding sequence ATGGCGAAGCTGAAGACCCGCAAGGCTGCCGCCAAGCGCTTCAAGGTCACGGGCAGCGGCAAGTTCATGCGCCGGCGTGCCTTCCGCAACCACCTGCTCGATCCCAAGAGCCCCAAGCGCAAACGCTACCTGGCTGGCATGGCCCTGGTGGATGAGCGCGACGCCGAGAACGTGAGCCGCATGCTCCCCTACGCCTGA
- the rplT gene encoding 50S ribosomal protein L20 codes for MARVKRGNVARLRRRKILKLARGFRGGNGRLFRTANQRVMKALCNAYRDRRRRKRDFRRLWIARVNAAARMNGVSYSRLMGSLKKADVRLNRKMLAQLAVADPGSFTAVVDAGRS; via the coding sequence ATGGCCCGCGTCAAAAGGGGCAACGTCGCCCGCCTGCGTCGCCGCAAGATCCTGAAGCTCGCCCGCGGCTTCCGCGGCGGCAACGGCCGGCTGTTCCGCACCGCCAACCAGAGGGTCATGAAGGCCCTCTGCAACGCCTACCGCGATCGCCGTCGCCGCAAGCGTGACTTCCGGCGTCTCTGGATCGCCCGGGTCAACGCCGCCGCTCGCATGAACGGCGTCAGCTACAGCCGCCTGATGGGTTCCCTCAAGAAGGCCGATGTGCGGCTCAACCGCAAGATGCTCGCCCAGCTGGCGGTGGCTGACCCCGGCAGCTTCACGGCCGTGGTCGACGCCGGCCGAAGCTGA
- a CDS encoding thiazole synthase, translating to MLSSQTPPSAGEVDRTATGPAGAAPEDPLVGDALTIGGRVFRSRLLTGTGKYPDQPTMQAAIAASACEIVTVAVRRVQSVAPGHEGLMQAIDWSRIWMLPNTAGCATADEAVRVARLGRELAKLAGQEDNTFVKLEVIPDSRHLLPDPIGTLQAAERLVGEGFTVLPYINADPVLARHLEEVGCATVMPLGSPIGSGQGLRNAAGIAMIIEAASIPVVVDAGIGVPSEAAQAMEMGADAVLINSAIALAGQAPAMARSMAEATRAGRRAFLSGRLERRPEAVASSPLNGRVGDD from the coding sequence ATGCTGAGCAGTCAGACCCCGCCCTCCGCAGGAGAGGTCGATCGGACCGCCACCGGGCCCGCTGGCGCCGCTCCCGAGGATCCCCTCGTCGGGGATGCCCTGACCATCGGCGGCCGTGTCTTCCGCAGCCGCCTGCTCACGGGCACCGGCAAGTATCCGGATCAGCCGACGATGCAGGCGGCGATCGCCGCCAGCGCCTGCGAGATCGTCACCGTGGCTGTCCGGCGCGTGCAGAGCGTGGCCCCGGGCCACGAGGGCCTGATGCAGGCGATCGACTGGAGCCGCATCTGGATGCTGCCCAACACGGCCGGCTGCGCCACGGCCGATGAGGCCGTGCGGGTGGCCCGCCTGGGCCGGGAGCTGGCCAAGCTGGCCGGCCAGGAGGACAACACCTTCGTGAAGCTGGAGGTGATTCCCGACAGCCGCCATCTGCTGCCCGACCCGATCGGGACCCTGCAGGCGGCGGAGCGACTGGTGGGCGAGGGCTTCACCGTGCTGCCCTACATCAATGCCGACCCGGTCCTGGCGCGACACCTCGAGGAGGTGGGCTGCGCAACGGTGATGCCGCTGGGCTCTCCCATCGGGTCCGGCCAGGGCCTGCGCAACGCCGCCGGCATCGCGATGATCATCGAGGCGGCCTCGATCCCGGTGGTGGTGGACGCCGGCATCGGTGTTCCCAGCGAAGCGGCACAGGCGATGGAGATGGGCGCCGATGCCGTGCTGATCAACAGCGCCATCGCCCTCGCCGGCCAGGCGCCCGCCATGGCCCGCTCGATGGCCGAAGCCACCCGGGCCGGCCGCCGGGCCTTTCTCAGCGGACGGCTGGAGCGGCGCCCGGAGGCGGTGGCCAGCTCACCCCTCAACGGGCGCGTCGGGGACGACTGA
- the psb34 gene encoding photosystem II assembly protein Psb34, with translation MQVTEEDGGRLNAFAKEPRMEVEQPDAQSRASGRVVLVAGALVVALMVALAFGVS, from the coding sequence ATGCAGGTGACGGAAGAGGACGGCGGTCGTCTCAACGCCTTCGCCAAGGAGCCGCGGATGGAGGTGGAGCAGCCGGACGCCCAGAGCAGGGCCAGCGGCCGCGTCGTGCTGGTGGCCGGCGCCCTGGTGGTGGCCCTGATGGTCGCGCTGGCCTTCGGGGTCAGCTGA
- a CDS encoding NAD-dependent epimerase/dehydratase family protein encodes MKVLVLGGDGFCGWPCAVNLADHGHDVLIVDNLSRRKIDIDLEVESLTPIASISERLRAWQQVGGRPIRFQLLDIAHQYDRLVTLFREERPDAVVHFAEQRAAPYSMKSSTTKRYTVDNNVNGTHNLLCAIVESGLDIHIVHLGTMGVYGYGSHRGATIPEGYLTVEVPQPDGSRFVEKILHPSDPGSVYHMTKTLDQLLFHYYNKNDAIRITDLHQGIVWGTNTEQTSRDPRLTNRFDYDGDYGTVLNRFLMQAAIGYPLTVHGTGGQTRAFIHIRDSVRCVQLALENPPATGEKVKIFNQMTESHQVGELAQKVAALTGAEINHLPNPRKEAIENDLIVDNRCFIELGLKPTTLDDGLMSEVVDVARRWADRCDRSRIPCVSAWTASQAQAIEAGAR; translated from the coding sequence GTGAAGGTTCTCGTTCTCGGCGGCGACGGGTTCTGCGGCTGGCCCTGCGCCGTGAATCTCGCGGACCATGGGCATGACGTGCTCATCGTCGACAACCTCTCCAGGCGCAAGATCGACATTGATCTGGAGGTGGAATCGCTCACGCCGATCGCCTCAATCTCCGAGCGCCTCCGCGCCTGGCAACAGGTGGGAGGGCGGCCGATCCGCTTCCAGCTCCTCGACATCGCGCACCAGTACGACCGCCTGGTGACCCTGTTCCGGGAGGAGCGTCCCGATGCGGTGGTGCACTTCGCCGAGCAACGTGCGGCTCCCTACTCGATGAAGTCGAGCACCACCAAGCGCTACACGGTCGACAACAACGTCAACGGCACCCACAACCTCCTCTGCGCGATCGTCGAGAGCGGCCTCGACATCCACATCGTCCACCTGGGCACGATGGGGGTCTACGGCTACGGATCCCATCGCGGTGCCACGATCCCGGAGGGATATCTCACGGTCGAGGTCCCCCAGCCGGATGGCAGCCGCTTCGTGGAGAAGATTCTCCACCCCTCCGATCCGGGCAGCGTCTATCACATGACCAAGACGCTGGATCAGCTGCTCTTTCACTACTACAACAAGAACGACGCCATCCGCATCACCGACCTGCACCAGGGCATCGTCTGGGGCACCAACACAGAGCAGACCAGCCGTGACCCCCGCCTGACCAACCGCTTCGATTACGACGGTGACTACGGCACGGTGCTGAACCGCTTCCTGATGCAGGCCGCGATCGGCTACCCGCTCACGGTGCACGGCACCGGCGGCCAGACGCGCGCCTTCATCCACATCCGGGATTCCGTGCGCTGTGTGCAGCTCGCCCTGGAGAATCCACCCGCCACCGGTGAGAAGGTCAAGATCTTCAACCAGATGACCGAAAGCCACCAGGTGGGTGAACTGGCTCAGAAGGTGGCCGCCCTCACCGGAGCCGAGATCAACCACCTGCCCAACCCCCGCAAGGAGGCGATCGAGAACGATCTCATCGTCGACAACCGCTGCTTCATCGAGCTCGGACTCAAGCCCACCACCCTGGATGACGGCCTGATGAGCGAGGTGGTCGACGTGGCCCGGCGCTGGGCCGACCGCTGCGATCGCAGCCGCATCCCGTGCGTGTCCGCCTGGACCGCCAGCCAGGCCCAGGCGATCGAGGCCGGCGCGCGCTGA
- a CDS encoding glycosyltransferase family 1 protein: protein MRIAFFTETFLPKVDGIVTRLTKTVQHLVAAGDEVIVFCPEGAPDSFMGARVVGVPAMPLPLYPELKLALPRPAVAEALEGFAPDLVHVVNPAVLGLGGIWLARTNDLPLVASYHTHLPKYLEHYGMGMLEPLLWELLKAAHNQAVLNLCTSTAMVEELSEKGIQHTALWQRGVDTDLFRPQLRSQATRLRLLGDHSDSNALLLYIGRLSAEKQIERIRPVLEAIPEARLALVGDGPHRQQLERVFAGTPTTFVGYLAGEELASAYASADAFLFPSSTETLGLVLLEAMAAGCPVVGANRGGIPDIVSDGSNGCLYEPDEPDSLVRATRRLLGDEAERQGLRSAARQEAERWGWAAATDQLRGYYRSVLSRSLSLAA from the coding sequence ATGAGAATCGCCTTCTTCACCGAAACCTTCCTGCCGAAGGTGGATGGCATCGTGACCCGGCTCACCAAGACGGTGCAGCATCTGGTCGCAGCCGGGGATGAGGTGATCGTCTTCTGCCCGGAGGGTGCCCCGGACAGCTTCATGGGAGCCCGTGTGGTCGGGGTGCCGGCCATGCCGCTGCCGCTGTACCCGGAGCTGAAGCTGGCCCTGCCCCGGCCTGCGGTGGCCGAGGCGCTCGAGGGCTTCGCGCCGGACCTGGTGCACGTGGTGAATCCGGCCGTTCTCGGCCTGGGGGGGATCTGGCTGGCGCGCACCAACGACCTGCCCCTGGTGGCCAGCTACCACACCCATCTTCCCAAGTATCTCGAGCACTACGGGATGGGCATGCTCGAACCCCTGCTGTGGGAGCTCCTCAAGGCGGCCCACAACCAGGCGGTTCTCAACCTCTGCACCTCCACCGCGATGGTGGAGGAACTCAGCGAGAAGGGCATCCAGCACACCGCCCTCTGGCAGCGGGGTGTGGACACGGATCTGTTCCGGCCCCAGCTGCGGTCGCAGGCGACCCGCCTCCGGCTCCTGGGCGACCACAGCGACAGCAATGCCCTGCTCCTCTACATCGGTCGCCTCTCCGCCGAGAAGCAGATCGAGCGGATCCGGCCCGTCCTCGAGGCGATACCCGAGGCGCGCCTCGCCCTGGTGGGCGATGGCCCCCATCGACAGCAGCTGGAGCGGGTCTTCGCGGGAACCCCCACCACCTTCGTGGGCTACCTGGCCGGTGAGGAGCTCGCCTCGGCCTATGCCAGCGCCGACGCATTCCTGTTCCCTTCCAGCACCGAGACCCTTGGCCTGGTGCTGCTGGAAGCCATGGCCGCCGGCTGCCCGGTGGTGGGCGCCAACCGTGGGGGCATCCCGGACATCGTCAGCGATGGATCGAACGGCTGTCTCTACGAACCCGACGAGCCCGACAGCCTGGTGCGGGCCACGCGGCGCCTGCTCGGGGACGAGGCCGAGCGACAGGGGCTGCGCAGCGCGGCCCGGCAGGAAGCCGAGCGCTGGGGCTGGGCTGCCGCCACCGATCAGCTGCGGGGGTATTACCGCAGCGTGCTCAGCCGCTCACTGAGCCTGGCCGCCTGA